The genomic interval TCACAAATCGGGAATGAATACAGAGTTAGCTTTGATAACCATGCTACAATATCATGGTTCAAGCTAGTGACGTCTTGTTCCTGGTTTCAAAACCTGGATGAACATCTACAGCATCTGAGACACTTTGGAAAACTGTGATTTCATAGGCGGCGTTGTGGTTGAGCTGTGAACAGGAGCCACAACGATCCTTTTAGTCGTTTATACAACAAGCTACAACTACAGTTTCACACAACATTAATAGAAAGGACAtggtaaatataaatacatatgtaAACATAAACtaaaaaagattaaatgtaATAACTTACGCTGTTGAGCTTCTCAGTTCTCGAGCCAATGGAAGCATGAAGCAAGCTGATGTTAGTTTGGTGTCGATGCATCACAGACAATAAACATTACTCTCATTAGGTCTAGCTGACGATTTGTACGATTAAAAAGCTGAAACTATAAAAATTCTGTTTCGGAAACAATGAGAAAGATGAACTACAAGACAAAACGCTGAAGCAAAAGTGAGCCACTTACGAAACTAGCTATTGTCGGTTAAACATGACGGTTCGATGCCAGGCGGTTGGATCACTCTTAACCTGAATAAACAACaggatgaagatggatgacgtcCCACACAAGcactcacttcctgcttctgaCTCTCATGTGACTGAACTGACCAATAAGAAGCCAGAAAGGCCCCAGATGCAGATTCAACAAATCATTACAACTGTTGTTCAGATGTAAACACgtaaatatgtaaatgtgtaaatggtATATGtgtaaacatgtaaatgtataaataatatatgtgtaaacatgtaaatgtataaataatatatgtgTAAACATACATATGTAAATAACTTCACTGTAAAGTTTCATTAACTCATGTTTGTTGTCGATGCAACATTTGATCCAATAAACATTTCTCTCATTACGTCTTGTCTTCCTGCGTTTGtaagatgatgaagaaaaaacTACGAACATTTAGTTTCACGCTCCTTGAACATCGAGCACATATTTGAACTAAGAGACAAATTAGCGTATTAATGAGCTATCTACCGGTCGTGATGCGTAAGTTGTGCATCTGACAGAAGCTAATATGAGCCTCTAATGAAGTGAGCTAGTGGGAGATGTCAAAGACTCATCAAGATTTTGAAGAACAAACATTACTCTGATTTATTCTTGTCCAGCTGATAATTTGTGCGATAAAAAGGCAAAAACTTGATAATTTAGTTTCAGGAACAGCGAGCACAAGCTTAAGATGAattaaaaggcaaaaaagctccaTTTATTTTAGCTCTTTTGTTCCGACAGCGATGATgcattctctgtgtctctgatggaAGCTAACGGGACGGCTACTGTGAAGTGAGCTAATGTTTTCTATCAATATGACCTATCAGCATTTTAGACAATAAAAGTTTTTATCATTTCCCCTCATTGTCTAGCTCATAACTTTCTAAGATTAAAAGGCTAAAACTATGATAATTCAGTTTCAGGAACAACGAGCTGAAGATGAACTAAAGGACAAAATTGCTTTGTTGAGCTCAACACAGATTTTTGCCGTAACCGTCCCTGAACTGCGTCGGACGTACGTGTTGCCCTCGGACACAATAAACTCAGAATTGAAAAAAAAGCTTTGTGTCATATcatcaaaagagagagagtttctAAAGTCTTCGAGGGCCTGGTCATGTGATGTttcaacacacagcaacacaggcCTGTACAGTTCTCTGGTGTAGGCTGCTGGGTCAGGGCTTTTAACAAAGGGGGCCCACTGACCCCGGTGGTCTGCGTCCTGTATAAAAGCAAGGGTTAAACCAAAGAGGACAGCAGTGCAGCAGTAGCcgaagcaacagcagcagctcacctACAAGCATGACCACCACTGACATGAGCATGGGCAAGGTAAGCTTCTGGGTTATTGGGGAAAAAAGAACAACAGTTCATGCAGGATTATCAAACTCAACTCTAATTCCAAATTCATGTTTCTCCAGATCATCTTCTACGAGGAGAAGAACTTCCAGGGTCGCTCCTATGAGTGCATGAGCGACTGCTCCGACATGTCCTCCTACCTGAACAGGTGCCAGTCCTGCAGGGTGGAGAGCGGCTGCTTCATGGTCTACGACCGCACCAACTTCATGGGAAACCAGTACTACATGAGGAGGGGCGAGTACGCCGACTACATGAGCATGATGGGAATGAGCGGTGGCATCAAGTCTTGCCGTATGATCCCCATGGtaggtttcacacacagcaacaaaacTTCTGACATCCACCGAATGATAATGTGTTTTAACTAAATTAATGATTCCGTTGTTACTTCACCAGCACCGTGGCCAGTTCAGGATGAAGATCTACGAGAGGGAGAACTTCGGTGGTCAGAGCAACGAGATGATGGACGACTGTGAGAACATCCAGGAGCGTTACCGCATGTCCGACTGCCAGTCCAGCAACGTGCAGGACGGCCACTGGCTGATGTACGAGCAGCCCAACTACAGAGGCAAGATGATGTACCTGAGGCCCGGAGAGTACAGGAGCTTCAGGGACATGGGCATGAGCGGCACCAGGTTCATGAGCATGAGGCGCATCACCGACATGTGCTAGACATTTCCATcttgaaataaaaaacctgAACGATAAACACTTGTTTCTGCTATTTTTCTGTGGTTTGATTTTACACATTGAATCAATGCAATGAGGATTATGAACATTGATCAAGAGCTGTCAAAACAAGCATGTTCCcaacatatgaaaacaaatACTCAACATGAAATAAACACTGGAAAAGCATCATCATCTCAAATTGCTTAAAAGGTCATAAAACATACAACTTCATCTGCATCCTCCAATAAAGTAAATTTACTCAAAATCCAATGAAGTCATTTCTttacacaaattacaattatcacCAATGTAATTCAGTGTAAATCAAGCACATTGACCCATTGAGATAAAAtgtgattaataataattattcctGTGCAACATGATcaatataatgaataataatcatgtttattACATATAGTAATATAATTATGATCATGAAGCTGTTTTAGTAAATGCACACGAGCAAActgcccctcatagatgttgataAACTAAATGTTAGTCACTttgaataaaagcatcagcttcATGACGTGTAGTCCAATGATATAAAATATACAACAGGAATAGACCTTTCCTGCCAATATAGTTTTCaatttatgaataaaaacaaatatatatatataaaatgtgtgAGATACTTTCTATGCCATCATCTCATATTAATCATGTTCATGGAGTCGTTGCCAAACCTGCAATCTTTTGATTCAAGTGAGGTTCAATACTTTTCAATATGAACTTTTTAATTTTCATGTAATTTGATCAGATGAAAGTTTCATTGTGGTTTTAAACCAATTTACCCAAACAGATCTGGACAAGAAGGCATCGTGAAATGAGACATAAACATATgtcaatgtattaaaaaaataaagttcttCTCATTCTGTTTTTCTGTAGCATTGACCTCCCTGAAAATGATTATAATCTATAATATACTCAAGTTAtttcacaatttaaataaagatgatgtGATCCCTCATTGGTTTAAATTGTAAAGTGTAAGAAACTTCGAACACATTGTCAAATATTGTAATTGTGCAAATAAATGATCTGACTATAGAGATGTTGTGTGTATGAATATTTGATAAAGCAGGTACTTTTTGAATTTAAGATTAATACATGTATTTGTGACCTTCACAGAATTTGTGAACACTTTTGTATAAATGTTCACTGTGAAAGTTTCTAATGTCACTCCAGCAATAAAAAATTGGAAAACTAACGATGTACAAGTGTACTTTTATCTTTTTTCTCTGGCATATGTTCCAAACATGTTTCAGATATATTTCAGCTTCTATTTGAGACAGAATCTAGTTATTAttgcaaatgaaaaaatgaaaatgacgtACACAGTTCAATCTAGAACGGTGGAGCATGTGAGAGGAGGCATAATGAGCTTCTCCCATCAGCATTCACAAACACAGGGACCTGCACCACACGCTGCTGACTCATGGCTTCTATACAATCTGTCCATCAATTGTTCCGTTGAAGCGTTTAGTATAAAAAAGGCTTAGCTCCTGGATATGATTGCTATAGCATCAGTCGAAGCACCAGCCACCATGCACGGCAAGGTGAGTTCTACCTCATGTTACTGGTTATTTTACGATCTTTAAACACGTTCAGGTTATGTTCTTGAAATTAGAATCAACGACAGTCTTTCTGTACGTTTAGATCAGCACCTGTAGATGGATTTACAACACTTTTAAAAGCATGAGATAAAGATCTGAACGATAGGTTTGGTCAACAGAATCCAGAGAACCGAGGAATTAAACAGTCTCTCTGCAGTGTTTAGTATTTCGATTTCAGTTTATATGAATAAACTAAATATGCCCTGGTCCTGTTTTTCAGATCATCTTCTACGAGGACAAGAACTTCCAGGGTCGCTCCTATGAGACCAGCAGCGACTGCGCCGACATGTCGTCCCACCTGAGCAGGTGTCACTCCTGCAAGGTGGAGAGCGGCTGCTTCATGGTGTACGACCGGCCCAACTACATGGGTCAGCAGTACTTCCTGAGGAGGGGCGAGTACTCCGACTACCAGCGCATGATGGGCTTCGGCGACTGCGTCAGGTCCTGTCGTATGATCCCGATGGTGCGATgctaaaatacacacaaagaacTACACATCCACAGGTTTCAGTCAAAACCACTAACCCACTTGtacgttgttttgttttgcaacaGCACAAGGGCTCCTACAGAGTAAGGCTCTACGAGATGGAGAACTTCGGAGGCCAGAAGAACGAGATGCAGGAGGACTGCGACAACTTCCAGGACCGCTTCCGCATGTCCGACTGCCAGTCCTGCAACGTGATGGACGGCCACTGGCTGATGTACGAGCAGCCGCGCTACAAGGGCAGGATGATGTACCTGAGGCCTGGAGAGTACAGGAGCTTCAGGGACATGGGCTACGATGGAATGAAGTTCAGCTCCATCAGACGCATCAATGACTCCTGTTAACTTCAaaaattcatctttttttttaaacaaataaaaagtttttttttttcaaattcaacATGCATATACAATATCgattgctgttttttttgtattcatttgatcatattgtttgtatattgtATCTTAAGAAACACACTTGCTGACTGATGGATGGTTTTATCTTTCGACAGCAGCACCTACGTTAGGCTCGTAATTCTCACAGTGTCATTTTCATTAACATTATTTATAAAGTACGCAGGTATTTAAAGAGACAAATGGACAAACATGTCTTTATCCGTCTTGTCAAGATGTAAAGTGAATGTAAATGATCAAGTAAGTCTTTTATAATTTCAGTTGAAGATGAAGTAACCTAGTGAAGGTTATTGCAAACATTTGAATAGTAGCTCTGAGCTTTgagtttgaaaaacaaaaggttgaaatacacataaataaatatcacataTTGTACCaggataaagaaaataataactgAACTGTAAATCAGCTACAAAGACTTTAAGTCATTTataaccagagtttatctccgatattcagcaggaaacttttaaaatatgaagaattctaaaaagagtttggtggatttattcaggaagcagagcatcatgggtaatatccagtattcagttgtgtttcagttcactGGGATGACTCAGTCAGAGCTCAACACGTTGATTTTCATCTACGTATAAACCACTTCATCGCTCAAACACGGAGCCCAACAGAATCAGTCACCACATGttgctgcagggggcgctgctgctcagtagaAGCAACATAGTGTTTCTTTAACATCTGAAAATCACATTTATAACCACGCATTTAATATGAtacaacacaaacccacacaaccACTGACGGTGTCAAAGGCAAAGTTTGATTTGCTGGAAACCAAAGAAACAATCCTGTCGACTTACAGAGTTCAAAAAGTTCGGATACGGCTCGTTTCTCATCGGTAGAGCAGCTGAGGAAGCTACTTTGTATCAGCTCCAAGATGAATCTAATGTTAGCAACATGAAGAGCGGTTTGATTACATTGATACTTTTCTAATAAAGCTATACCTATTAACAATATTGTGGTTGTGATACATCAACTCGTAGGCCTGTACGATCCGCTTTAATTCTCGTATGTTTATCGGACAGTTATTGAACGTTATCGTGCAGGTATCATACAGTTATCGTACAGTTATCATACAGAGGCAAAACAGTTATCATACAGTTATCGTATAGGTATCATACAGTTTCAATACGGTTATCATACAGTTATCTTAAGGTTATCATATAAGTATCATGCAGTTATCGTACAGTTATCATATAAGTATCATACTGTTATCGTACAATTATCGTACAGTTATCGTACAGaagtaaaacaaacaactgaggtctgtgtgtttactgagCCGATTCAGGCGTTAAGTTTCATTCACGACATTTTAAGGTCAagaaattcattattttatggAACAATGCATCTCAATTTAGAAATTTGACTGAttttttgtgttaaataaaagatGCTGTATCTGACTGTTGTGTTGTCACTCAATTATTAACTGGTTTTACAGTGAAATCAAACGTGTTATGAAGAACACAATTTAATGTAGATACTTACAAAAATGTGTTGAATTGTTTAGGATCATATGACTTGTGGTTGTGAGTAAATAtgaacagtaaaaatgttttcagctAAAATCCAaaccaaataaagaaatactgtGTCACAGAtttgaaagaaagaataaagcaataacatatttatttacaaccaTAAAGAGCTTGTATGAGTTAAAGTTGTTTGTAAAATTGATAATATTTCACATTATCATGTCTATAAAGCTCTTTCCACTCTATATATGGTCTGAGCTTAATATTATTCAGCTTTTTAAATGCAGCTTACACAACTTCTATCAGCTATTTATATCAATAACATTCATCAATTGAAGATTGAGTTGAGAATAAACAAGTTGAAACTCATAGTTTTGTCAAATCCATGAAATTAAGAAACAGACTGAGATATAAAagatttgtaaaaataaatgtagcAGATTTTGAATGTGCTTATGTGAACAAATTAGATACAAAAGATTTGGAAAAAGACAGCGACAtattatttgtttataattGTAATTATTGAAAGTCTATTACAAAGTTTTATTTCCTTGAGTTAATTGGTTTATTATGTGAatttatttgtttactgctTTTTTGACTCAGTTTTGTTCCTACTGTTCATATTTATCAACATAATCGCTCATATGAAGGAAATCAGATTTATATTAAAGGAATGTTCatggtttattgtttttacagatTAAAAACATTCGATCAGAGGCCACATGTTTAACGCATCCGTTGAAATAAAGGTACGTTTGTGGAGAAGCCGCTCTGTTGTCCAGCAGTGGTGGACAATGCACAGCGGGGGGGCCACTTCTCACAACCTGCAACCACCGCAAATCACCGCATGTCGAAGGTGGATTTGAGCGGCGGCGTGCACGTGGGGCCTCCGCTCCATGCTGCTCTGTCAGGAGTTTGGACAATGGAGTCGTGTTTTCTCTCGGCTGTGAGGTCAGATATAAAAGCAGCAGGGGGACATGGAGAACAGTGTGCAGTCCTTTAGAGCCAACACATCACAAACTGTAACCATGATGGGAAAGGTGTGAACAGCTTCTCACTTCCtataatttgacatttatctaaatatacaaataaacaaattgtgatatttgtacttttttttttttttaatctgtggttcACCGTTCTGGGTCTAAtggtttcttgtttgttttttattccccTTCAGATCATCTTCTACGAGGACAGGAACTTCCAGGGTCGTTCCTATGAGTCCAGCAGCGACATGAGTGACATGTCCACCTACCTGAGCAGGTGCCACTCCTGCAAGGTGGAGAGCGGCTGCTTCATGGTCTATGACCGCACCAACTACATGGGAAACCAGTTCTTTGTGAGGAGGGGCGAGTACTCCGACCACCAGCGTATGGGCATGAGCGACTGCATCAGGTCCTGCCGCATGATCCCCATGGTACAAACACTTTCAAATCACCTGACCAGAGGAAGCTTGTATCGTATTTGAAGAAGGATTTCTGTGATTTCTAATTTGCACTCGTTTCCCGTTCTCAGCACCGTGGCCAGTTCAGGATGAAGATCTACGAGAGGGAGAACTTCGGCGGTCAGAGCAACGAGCTGATGGACGACTGTGACAACATGCAGGAGCGTTACCGCATGTCCGACTGCCAGTCCTGCAACGTGCAGGACGGCCACTGGCTGATGTACGAGCAGCCCAACTACAGAGGCAAGATGATGTACCTGAGGCCTGGAGAGCACAGGAGCTTCAGGGACATGGGCATGAGCGGCACCAAGTTCATGAGCATGAAGCGCATCATGGATTCCTGCTATTGAAGCACCCGTTTATAAAAGCaaggttttaaataaaatctaaaaaagAAGAATTCTCGTTTGCATTGAATCTGTTACTGAACAACAACAGTTTACAACCTGAACTCACTGGAAACACAAGAGGGAGAATCAGACGCAACAGAAACTTAACATCGGAACATGAAGCTCAAACCATCAGATGGCAGCAACATCCCATAAACCTGACCCGTCCTTTAAATGATTAGTACAAACAGTATGTTGACCTAGTTATTAGTTTTATACATTCACttattaatttagttttcaACTATTGAGCCAATGATACTTCAgaagtaaatgtttatttgttccTGAACATGTTTAGGAACAAATATAAGATTAATGCAAAAGCTGCATTTGTTTCATGCATCAATATTATGGATCAGGTAGAAAGAAAGAGTTTGAATTATTACTTGCCATTCATGGAACATAGTGCTTTGGCTAAATGAAACctgtacagagacaaacaacagtcTCCTGTTTACTGATActacacatgtttgtgttgtgaaatcCAGAGAATGTACGTGAGAGAATTCAAACTGTTCACAGAAAGTTCCCGTCTGAACCAGGTCAGTCTGGCTTTTTAGAAAATTAGaaaatttggaaaaataaagaaacgtTTCAAATCTTAGTACAAACAGTTGAGCAAAGACTTCAAAATGCACTTTAATGTTAAAGGACcgatcgtatgcccattttaccacagttgatatggttccttggggtcttaatgaaatgtctgtgacatattttggtcaaattaccacaaggatcatttaaaacagcacctttttaccctgtcttaaacagccctcctcagattgacctgttttgagtgccctcGCTAGCTCGCAAGCTAACACCGGAGCTAACTTACCCCGTCCGCCGGCTCTGCTCCTCCGACAGACCTCCGCCTCTCACCTCGCTCCCCGGCTGGTTAGCTTTctccctcggctagcttcccagctaacaccggAGATCCAGCTCAGCCCGCTAGATGTGGAGGTTTCACTGAACACACACGGAGCCTTGCGTCAAAAGCAGCCGACGCCTCACTCATCTGCCCCCAGAGCAGACGTAGCTGTAGCTAACACACCAAGCCCGTTCACGGTGAAGACACgtcaataataacaacagtaacgccaggtaaaaaaacaacaacaacaaacccccAAAGTGATTCATTGTGCTTCAGAGATGGAGGCGAGTTGAATTGTGAGTGAAAACACGGGGTCTCTTACCAGTGGAAGAGCGTCTAGTGGTGCCTCCATCGCCTCTATGAGATGAAGGTGTAGCCGGGGAAGCGGCGGTGACACGGTGCGATGCGGGGACGTCCGAGGCAGCGGCGGATCTGCTGATGCGATGACATAGCAGCTGGGATCAGCAAACGTCGCCGCCTCGGACAGCCCGGATCGCACCGTGTctagcgagctaacgctagcaagctaacgctagcgAGCTAATGCCTCAGACAGCTAAGTAGCCGCATATAACATGCCGATCGTCGAGGTAGAGGCCCCCGGAACACTAAACGCTTTCCGCATGATCCGAGCTTCACCCTAATGCACAGTGTCGGCAGTGTCAGCCCGGGCTCCAGCGTTAGCTTGCGTTAgttcgcgagctaacgctagccggggagccggttcgtctctccccggagccggtgagatgatggttgGGGTGTGGTCCAAGGcaatgtagcgagactccctaaaTGGGTATGGTGTGCAATTACGTACTTTTCtgtcgtaatcccattggacgcactctagcgtcTGGTTTTGGACACaggggaaccacaacaaatcgcgggagttgtttttttccagagtttttgggacggtagacatgccagatacccaaaataacatgtagaagcactacaaaagtggaattttcataatatgggtcctttaaacaaaatattaaatatttaagtttCAGGTCGACCACAGAGCAGAAATCACTGATCAGCcaattaaacagaaataataTTTAAGATTTCACAGATATATAAACTAAGTATAGTTGCAGTTATTCACATTACATATTTATACCTGTAAATGCTGTGTACTCTGAACAGtatataaatgtgttatatatatacagagatATTTAGTTCAATTTAGTCATTAACTCTTTGGATAGTTCACGAGTATttatcacattattattatataataataatcctctGTGCTGATTCAACTAATGTTCAACAATAAATATTTGACAAATAATTACTCAATCATTCAGTAGTTATAGAGTTTAGTTATATTATTGAATCACAACTAATTATACTAATACTCTGCAGCTGAATCAGTCTAATAGTTTAAAGCGTGTCTCtctttttgtaaattaaaaacataagaAGTATTATTTCAAAGCTTCTCAAAAAGACATTGTAAAACAACTGATTTCCATCAGAATGAACCTGAAACACTTTGTGAgtcacaaagagaaacaaactgaatTTTATCTTTTGAACAATGAACTTTCAGTCGGAGCCACAGGAATCTTCTGAACCGTTTGATTTTGTGGAAAGAACCTTCGCTGTTGTGGTTTTGTTACAGAACTATATATTTAACatgatctttttctttttaataatgtTGAATATCGCAGTGGAAAGAAGTCACTGGATGAGTTATAATATATTTACTAAGGTTAAACACCGGTTGAGTTTGCCTATGAACCATCGACACCAACAAGCAAACATCCTGGAGCCGAGTGGGATTCATAACGAGGAATACACAGAATTTAATTCAATACCGCAAGGCTTTGTAAGAGATGCTCATACTCATGCATTTCTgtacagaaagagaaacacacctTTTCTTGAAATGATGAACCACTTGTATTTTTACACCTTTTAAAGACAAATATCACGACGACCTTTTCAATACGTCGGTGAGAGGAATGAAAAAAGGGAGGATTTGTTTACACGATCAAATTATGCAGCCGTCATGTTGAAAGTTCTGATTTAAACTAGATATACCACAAACATCATGTTTACACAACTGATTGTTAACTGAAAGAAATACTTAAAATAGAATACTGTTATACTTCAACAGACACGTGACATTACAACTCTAACAATTCTAATATTAAGAACTTAATAGACCTAAAACAAACCATCTTCTTCATGGAGGAACGATGAGAACTGGAAACTGGACGAACGGTTCCTTCTTTTGACAATTTAATATGTCAATTCAATATTGTATCTATATTGTATATTAGATTTCATATTGTTGATGATATGTATCGTGTATATCTATACAATATATTGTACATTTCAAcgttttaaatttgattttagatttttccTCAGTGTTGATAGTGAACTccaccaagaaggttatgtttaaaacagtgtttgtttgtttgcttgtttgttgtttatcagGAAAAACTCCTGGATAAATTACTACCAAACATTTTAGAAGATGTTTATGGTCCAGGAAAGAGctcattacattttattgagGATCCCGATGAGAGGCTGGATTTaggaatacattttttacacttttattaAAATTGCTAAATTAGCGTGTGTTGAAGTTTTTTGACTAATAATCTGGAgtttaattcatggatcttgatgattttttttaataaggcaTAATTAGGGAACTGatttttatgagtgtgtgcaattaggTGAAGCTCGAATGGATTTAAGGGACTATTTGGCTAATCCTAGTTATTACAATGTTTTTGGAACAAACCAGTTGGAGAAAGAAGTTCTTGACAAACATGGTCATGAATTACAGATcattttatttactgaagtcaaataCAGAAGTCTAGCACATGTCGGTGATACGCTTCATGCTCATGAACCTGGTGCCGCTCATGCCCATGTCCCTGAAGCTCCTGTACTCTCCGGGCCTCAGGTACATCATCTTGCCTCTGTAGTTGGGCTGCTCGTACATCAGCCAGTGGCCGTCCTGCACGTTGCTGGACTGGCACTCGGACATGCGGTAACGCTCCTGGATGTTCTCGCAGTCGTCCATCATCTCGTTGCTCTGACCGCCGAAGTTCTCCCTCTCGTAGATCTTCATCCTGAACTGGCCACGGTGCTGTAGGACGATACAGGGGAAATGTGAGTGAGGTCGTGGTGCAGCCGAAACGCACAAAGTTTAGAATCATGAGGAAAACCAAAGGAATGTGGGTGAGGTCTCTTACAAATGGAATCATTCTGCAGGATCTGATGGAGTCGATCATCCCTTGGCTCATCATGCGCTGCATGTCGGTGTACTCGCCCCTCCTCATGAAGAACTGCATGCCCATGAAGTTTGGACGCTCGTAGACCATGAAGCAGCCGCTCTCCACCCTGCAGGACTGGCACCTGTTCAGGTAGGAGGTCATGTCAGGGCAGTCGCTCATGCACTCATAGGTGCGACCCTGGAAGTTCCTCTCCTCGTAGAAAGTGATCTGAAACAGGTCAGATGAGGATTTAGTTTGGTTTCTCTGGAGGAAAACTGTGAAATATGTGAAAAGATCAGTAAACATCTCGTTACCTTGCCCATGATGGTGGTTTAGGTTGTTCCTGGTGGATGGTTCAACTTGCTCTGCTAACTCCATGATTCCAGGGCCTTTTTATACAAAGTCCCAGGGCCCACAACCTGTTGTTATTCAAATGTAGAAAGCTGCTGAATTGGCAGTACGACTTTTGCTGAACGGGGCCTATGAATGTGAGTCAGTTGTTCTCCATCCATACATTTCTGGCAGCGGCCATGTTCATTGTCTATTATAAGCAAAAGCTTTGTGTGTGGTCCTTTCTCAGTCAGAAAGTTCTGCACATATGGTCTGATCCTCACTGATGGAGCGAGCGTGACACCGGG from Pleuronectes platessa chromosome 14, fPlePla1.1, whole genome shotgun sequence carries:
- the LOC128456027 gene encoding gamma-crystallin M3-like isoform X1, with product MGKVSFWIIFYEEKNFQGRSYECMSDCSDMSSYLNRCQSCRVESGCFMVYDRTNFMGNQYYMRRGEYADYMSMMGMSGGIKSCRMIPMHRGQFRMKIYERENFGGQSNEMMDDCENIQERYRMSDCQSSNVQDGHWLMYEQPNYRGKMMYLRPGEYRSFRDMGMSGTRFMSMRRITDMC
- the LOC128456029 gene encoding gamma-crystallin M1-like, whose translation is MGKITFYEERNFQGRTYECMSDCPDMTSYLNRCQSCRVESGCFMVYERPNFMGMQFFMRRGEYTDMQRMMSQGMIDSIRSCRMIPFHRGQFRMKIYERENFGGQSNEMMDDCENIQERYRMSECQSSNVQDGHWLMYEQPNYRGKMMYLRPGEYRSFRDMGMSGTRFMSMKRITDMC
- the LOC128456025 gene encoding gamma-crystallin M3-like isoform X1 yields the protein MSKVDLSGGIIFYEDRNFQGRSYESSSDMSDMSTYLSRCHSCKVESGCFMVYDRTNYMGNQFFVRRGEYSDHQRMGMSDCIRSCRMIPMHRGQFRMKIYERENFGGQSNELMDDCDNMQERYRMSDCQSCNVQDGHWLMYEQPNYRGKMMYLRPGEHRSFRDMGMSGTKFMSMKRIMDSCY
- the LOC128456048 gene encoding gamma-crystallin M3-like gives rise to the protein MHGKIIFYEDKNFQGRSYETSSDCADMSSHLSRCHSCKVESGCFMVYDRPNYMGQQYFLRRGEYSDYQRMMGFGDCVRSCRMIPMHKGSYRVRLYEMENFGGQKNEMQEDCDNFQDRFRMSDCQSCNVMDGHWLMYEQPRYKGRMMYLRPGEYRSFRDMGYDGMKFSSIRRINDSC
- the LOC128456025 gene encoding gamma-crystallin M3-like isoform X2; translated protein: MMGKIIFYEDRNFQGRSYESSSDMSDMSTYLSRCHSCKVESGCFMVYDRTNYMGNQFFVRRGEYSDHQRMGMSDCIRSCRMIPMHRGQFRMKIYERENFGGQSNELMDDCDNMQERYRMSDCQSCNVQDGHWLMYEQPNYRGKMMYLRPGEHRSFRDMGMSGTKFMSMKRIMDSCY
- the LOC128456027 gene encoding gamma-crystallin M3-like isoform X2; this encodes MTTTDMSMGKIIFYEEKNFQGRSYECMSDCSDMSSYLNRCQSCRVESGCFMVYDRTNFMGNQYYMRRGEYADYMSMMGMSGGIKSCRMIPMHRGQFRMKIYERENFGGQSNEMMDDCENIQERYRMSDCQSSNVQDGHWLMYEQPNYRGKMMYLRPGEYRSFRDMGMSGTRFMSMRRITDMC